From Salinirubellus salinus, the proteins below share one genomic window:
- a CDS encoding helix-turn-helix domain-containing protein, which yields MAKSALEGNEHAGTRLTLDLWHPNCWAIGATEQVDGGILAHAIYDSPTAPAPEAVNGLFTAFGETADEVETLLEHVEESPHAGEVRQLQTRFGQRGGNAPGNVVREFFLEYSPGDMICPTLLEYGFVHSAPVRIEGGRETWQVVFAGDREEIEPQLDEVREHGPAEVSVESITTAGPSSETDERQRRLETLTPTQREVFNLAREEGYYEWPRGVSTRELAEALDVSKTTLLEHLRKAEAKLLDP from the coding sequence ATGGCCAAGAGCGCGCTAGAGGGGAACGAACACGCGGGTACACGGTTGACACTCGACCTCTGGCATCCGAACTGCTGGGCGATCGGGGCGACCGAACAGGTCGACGGGGGGATACTGGCACACGCCATCTACGATTCACCCACCGCACCGGCTCCGGAGGCGGTCAACGGCCTGTTCACCGCGTTCGGGGAGACGGCCGACGAGGTGGAGACCCTGCTCGAACACGTCGAGGAGTCCCCCCACGCCGGGGAGGTCAGGCAGTTACAGACCCGCTTCGGCCAGCGAGGGGGGAACGCCCCGGGGAACGTGGTCCGCGAGTTCTTCCTCGAGTACTCGCCGGGGGACATGATCTGTCCGACCCTGCTGGAGTACGGCTTCGTCCACAGCGCCCCCGTCCGCATCGAGGGGGGCCGCGAGACGTGGCAGGTGGTGTTCGCCGGTGACCGCGAGGAGATCGAGCCGCAACTCGACGAGGTCCGCGAGCACGGTCCAGCCGAGGTGAGCGTCGAGAGCATCACGACCGCCGGCCCGTCGAGCGAGACGGACGAACGCCAGCGACGCCTCGAGACGCTCACCCCCACGCAGCGGGAGGTGTTCAACCTCGCGCGCGAGGAGGGGTACTACGAGTGGCCTCGCGGCGTCTCGACCCGCGAGCTGGCCGAGGCGCTCGACGTCTCGAAGACGACGCTCCTCGAGCACCTGCGCAAGGCCGAGGCGAAACTGCTCGACCCCTGA
- a CDS encoding aldehyde dehydrogenase family protein, with protein MPERHYIDGEWTDGSGTETFVSENPATGETLAEFHRGTEADIDRALAAAEAAEDEWRDLSHIDRAEYLWDIYHELRDRTEELAEVVTRECGKEISEGRADVIEAYHMVEWAAGDARHPKGDVVPSEIPSKDAYMRRKPRGVVGCITPWNFPVAIPFWHMAVALVEGNTVVWKPAEQTPWCGQIIAEMFEDAGIPDGVFNMVQGFGDAGNAIVEDERVDTVLFTGSAEVGQQIASKVGGEPGKLAACEMGGKNNIVVTSEADLDIAVHSAVMSSFKTTGQRCVSSERLVVHTDVYDEFKERFVELAESVAVGDPLDENTFMGPLIEDEHRQKVSRYNELAREEDVNVLVDRTELDADEIPEGHEDGHWIGPFVYEADHEEPLRCTHEEVFGPHVALLEYEGDIEDAVEIQNDTDYGLAGAIISENYREINYYRDNAEVGLAYGNLPCIGAEVHLPFGGVKKSGNGYPSAREIIEAVTERTAWTLNNSKDIQMAQGLSADIKTQSDD; from the coding sequence ATGCCGGAACGACACTACATCGACGGCGAGTGGACCGACGGGAGCGGCACCGAGACGTTCGTCTCGGAGAACCCGGCGACGGGCGAGACGCTCGCGGAGTTCCACCGCGGCACCGAGGCGGACATCGACCGTGCGCTCGCGGCCGCCGAGGCGGCCGAGGACGAGTGGCGTGACCTCTCGCACATCGACCGTGCGGAGTACCTCTGGGACATCTACCACGAGCTGCGCGACCGGACCGAGGAGCTCGCGGAGGTCGTCACCCGCGAGTGTGGCAAGGAGATCAGCGAGGGGCGCGCGGACGTCATCGAGGCCTACCACATGGTCGAGTGGGCCGCCGGCGACGCCCGCCACCCGAAGGGCGACGTCGTCCCGAGCGAGATCCCCAGCAAGGACGCCTACATGCGCCGGAAGCCCCGCGGTGTCGTCGGCTGTATCACGCCGTGGAACTTCCCGGTCGCCATCCCGTTCTGGCACATGGCCGTCGCGCTCGTCGAGGGCAACACCGTCGTCTGGAAGCCCGCCGAGCAGACCCCGTGGTGTGGCCAGATCATCGCCGAGATGTTCGAGGACGCGGGCATCCCGGACGGCGTGTTCAACATGGTGCAGGGCTTCGGCGACGCCGGCAACGCCATCGTCGAGGACGAGCGCGTCGACACCGTCCTGTTCACCGGGAGCGCCGAGGTCGGCCAGCAGATCGCCAGCAAGGTCGGCGGCGAGCCCGGCAAACTCGCGGCCTGCGAGATGGGCGGCAAGAACAACATCGTCGTCACGAGCGAGGCGGACCTCGACATCGCCGTCCACTCGGCGGTGATGTCCTCGTTCAAGACCACCGGCCAGCGCTGTGTCTCCTCCGAGCGTCTCGTCGTCCACACGGACGTCTACGACGAGTTCAAGGAGCGGTTCGTCGAACTCGCCGAGTCCGTCGCCGTGGGCGACCCGCTCGACGAGAACACGTTCATGGGGCCGCTCATCGAGGACGAGCACCGACAGAAGGTCTCCCGGTACAACGAGCTCGCCCGCGAGGAGGACGTGAACGTGCTCGTCGACCGCACCGAGCTCGACGCCGACGAGATCCCCGAGGGCCACGAGGACGGCCACTGGATCGGCCCGTTCGTCTACGAGGCCGACCACGAGGAGCCGCTCCGGTGCACCCACGAGGAGGTGTTCGGCCCGCACGTCGCCCTGCTCGAGTACGAGGGTGACATCGAGGACGCGGTCGAGATCCAGAACGACACGGACTACGGCCTCGCCGGCGCCATCATCTCCGAGAACTACCGCGAGATCAACTACTACCGTGACAACGCCGAGGTCGGCCTCGCCTACGGCAACCTCCCGTGTATCGGCGCGGAGGTCCACCTCCCGTTCGGCGGCGTGAAGAAGTCCGGCAACGGCTACCCGAGCGCCCGCGAGATCATCGAGGCCGTCACCGAGCGTACGGCGTGGACGCTCAACAACTCGAAGGACATCCAGATGGCACAGGGGCTGAGCGCGGACATCAAGACCCAGTCGGACGACTGA
- a CDS encoding proline dehydrogenase family protein, which produces MIPPIASNFVAGEDPETAFDHVEECNRHGVKGILNLLGEHYHDREKADADADAYVDLLESLEASTLDACVSVKPSQIGLGVSDAAFEENLARIVDSTEEFVWIDMEDHETTDVTLDAYERHAVETDGNVGVCVQANLKRTPDDLERLAELPGKVRLVKGAYDEPNDLAHKKKADVDEAYRECMAYAFREFEGGVAVGSHDPAMIEYARDLHEEHGTDFEVQMLMGVREDAQYDLAEEYEVYQYIPYGSKWMQYFYRRVRERKENALFALRAVLS; this is translated from the coding sequence ATGATACCGCCTATCGCGTCGAACTTCGTGGCGGGGGAGGACCCCGAGACGGCGTTCGACCACGTCGAGGAGTGCAACCGCCACGGCGTGAAGGGCATCCTGAACCTCCTCGGCGAACACTACCACGACCGCGAGAAGGCCGACGCCGACGCCGACGCGTACGTCGACCTCCTCGAGTCGCTGGAGGCGAGCACGCTGGACGCCTGCGTCTCGGTCAAACCGTCCCAGATCGGGCTCGGCGTGAGCGACGCGGCGTTCGAGGAGAACCTCGCGCGCATCGTCGACTCCACCGAGGAGTTCGTCTGGATCGACATGGAGGACCACGAGACGACGGACGTGACGCTGGACGCGTACGAGCGCCACGCCGTCGAGACGGACGGGAACGTCGGCGTCTGCGTGCAGGCGAACCTCAAGCGCACGCCCGACGACCTCGAACGCCTCGCCGAGTTGCCGGGGAAGGTCCGGCTGGTGAAGGGCGCCTACGACGAACCGAACGACCTCGCACACAAGAAGAAGGCCGACGTGGACGAGGCCTACCGCGAGTGCATGGCGTACGCCTTCCGGGAGTTCGAGGGCGGCGTCGCCGTCGGCAGTCACGATCCCGCGATGATCGAGTACGCGCGCGACCTCCACGAGGAGCACGGCACCGACTTCGAGGTGCAGATGCTCATGGGCGTGCGCGAGGACGCGCAGTACGACCTCGCCGAGGAGTACGAGGTGTACCAGTACATCCCGTACGGGTCGAAGTGGATGCAGTACTTCTACCGTCGCGTGCGCGAGCGCAAGGAGAACGCGCTGTTCGCGCTCCGGGCGGTCCTGTCGTAG